In one Choloepus didactylus isolate mChoDid1 chromosome 1, mChoDid1.pri, whole genome shotgun sequence genomic region, the following are encoded:
- the IL17RE gene encoding interleukin-17 receptor E isoform X5, with product MRTSPLGRSQWRCLQWRWFHFLLQKSRKSHKLVFCRRHKMPTSAQRKLLCSRCLSEKDHQIYIPSPDISRTGLRSKRTQPLELQAVEGHLPRLDSQRLRGPEFSFDLLRESRTIRVTIPPGPEVSVRLCHQWALECEDLSSPFDAQEIVSGGHTVDLPYEFLLPCLCIEAFYLQEDTVRHKKCPFNGWPEAYVLEFWKSMHFTDYSQHDQMIMALKLHCPLKLKASLCQRQGWHSLCEDIPNATARESEGWYVLEKVDLHPQLCFKFSFGNSSHIECPHRTATSWNVSMDTQAQQLILHFSSRTHATFSAAWSNPGSGQDSVVSPVYSVSQTQGSSPVTLDLIIPFLRPGSCVQVWRSDVQFAWKHILCPDVTHRRLGLLILALLALTTLLGIVLVLTRRRLLSDADRARPVLLLHAAESEAQRRLVGALAELLRTALGGGRDVIVDLWEGTRVARVGPLPWLWAARARVARERGTVLLLWSRSGPARGPDRRAAPLCALLRAAPRPLLLLAYFNSLCAKGDIPPSLRALPRYRLLRDLPRLLRALDARPSAGATNWGGLGAQPCLRGRLALCRQLEREASRPANQG from the exons ATGAGAACCAGCCCTTTGGGCCGTTCTCAGTGGAGAT GCCTTCAGTGGAGATGGTTTCACTTCCTGCTGCAGAAATCCAGAAAGTCTCACAAGCTCGTGTTCTGTAGGAGACACAAGATGCCAACATCTGCTCAG AGAAAGCTACTGTGTAGCCGTTGCCTGTCTGAGAAGGACCATCAAATCTACATCCCCTCCCCAGACATCTCCCGCACGGGGCTGCGCTCAAAAAGGACCCAACCTTTGGAGCTACAGGCAGTGGAAGGTCACCTCCCCAGGCTGGACTCACAAAGGCTCAGAG GGCCTGAGTTCTCCTTTGATTTGCTGCGTGAATCCCGGACCATTCGGGTGACCATTCCTCCAGGCCCTGAGGTTAGCGTGCGTCTTTGTCACCAGTGGGCACTGGAGTGCGAAGACCTGAGCAGCCCCTTCGATGCCCAG GAAATTGTATCTGGGGGCCATACTGTAGACCTGCCTTATGAATTCCTTCTACCCTGTCTGTGCATAGAG GCATTCTACCTGCAAGAAGACACTGTAAGACACAAAAAATGCCCCTTCAATGGCTGGCCTGAAGCCT ATGTCTTGGAGTTCTGGAAGTCAATGCACTTTACCGACTACAGCCAGCACGATCAGATGATTATGGCCCTGAAACTACACTGCCCACTGAAGCTGAAGGCCTCCCTCTGCCAGAGGCAGGGCTGGCACTCCCTCTGCGAAGACATCCCCAATGCCACGGCTCGAGAGTCAGAGGGG TGGTACGTTTTGGAGAAGGTGGACTTGCATCCCCAACTCTGCTTCAAG TTCTCTTTTGGAAACAGCAGCCATATTGAGTGTCCCCACAGGACTG CCACATCCTGGAACGTGAGCATGGATACTCAGGCCCAGCAGCTGATCCTTCACTTCTCCTCGAGGACACATGCCACCTTTAGTGCTGCTTGGAGTAACCCAGGCTCGGGACAGGACAGTGTGGTGTCCCCCGTGTACAGTGTTAGCCAG ACCCAGGGCTCGAGCCCAGTGACACTAGACCTCATTATTCCCTTCTTGAGGCCAGGAAGCTGTGTCCAG GTGTGGCGGTCAGATGTCCAGTTTGCCTGGAAGCACATCTTGTGTCCAGATG TCACTCATAGACGCCTGGGGCTTTTGATCCTGGCACTGCTTGCCCTCACCACCCTACTGGGTATTGTTCTGGTACTCACACGCCGGCGCCTACTGTCAG ACGCGGACCGTGCACGACCGGTGCTGCTCCTGCACGCAGCGGAGTCAGAAGCACAGCGACGCCTGGTGGGAGCTCTGGCTGAACTGCTGCGCACCGCGCTGGGCGGCGGGCGCGACGTGATCGTAGACCTGTGGGAGGGGACGCGAGTGGCGCGCGTGGGTCCGTTGCCCTGGCTGTGGGCGGCGCGGGCGCGCGTGGCGCGGGAGCGGGGCACCGTGCTGCTGCTGTGGAGCCGCTCCGGCCCAGCCCGCGGCCCTGACCGCCGTGCTGCTCCCCTGTGCGCCCTGCTGCGCGCCGCCCCGCGCCCGCTGCTGCTCCTGGCCTACTTCAACAGCCTCTGCGCCAAGGGCGACATCCCCCCGTCGCTGCGCGCCCTGCCGCGCTACCGCCTGCTGCGCGACCTGCCGCGCCTGCTGCGGGCACTGGATGCGCGGCCCTCGGCTGGAGCCACGAACTGGGGCGGCCTCGGGGCCCAGCCGTGCCTTCGGGGTCGCCTGGCCCTATGCCGCCAGCTGGAACGGGAGGCCTCCAGACCTGCAAACCAAGGCTGA
- the IL17RE gene encoding interleukin-17 receptor E isoform X2 → MMGRVPTKVGASSAFLQHRKPQEIRTCSHVLGALIPPKPMGSFRPTALLLPPLLLLIGFSASASTGCLYLPRWSTRCLLSSHMDHNFTGRSAHIPCCIWLVLLSTKPWCTLAWPWPCCLCLQLVSDPSGMRTSPLGRSQWRCLQWRWFHFLLQKSRKSHKLVFCRRHKMPTSAQRKLLCSRCLSEKDHQIYIPSPDISRTGLRSKRTQPLELQAVEGHLPRLDSQRLRGPEFSFDLLRESRTIRVTIPPGPEVSVRLCHQWALECEDLSSPFDAQEIVSGGHTVDLPYEFLLPCLCIEAFYLQEDTVRHKKCPFNGWPEAYVLEFWKSMHFTDYSQHDQMIMALKLHCPLKLKASLCQRQGWHSLCEDIPNATARESEGWYVLEKVDLHPQLCFKFSFGNSSHIECPHRTATSWNVSMDTQAQQLILHFSSRTHATFSAAWSNPGSGQDSVVSPVYSVSQTQGSSPVTLDLIIPFLRPGSCVQVWRSDVQFAWKHILCPDVTHRRLGLLILALLALTTLLGIVLVLTRRRLLSDADRARPVLLLHAAESEAQRRLVGALAELLRTALGGGRDVIVDLWEGTRVARVGPLPWLWAARARVARERGTVLLLWSRSGPARGPDRRAAPLCALLRAAPRPLLLLAYFNSLCAKGDIPPSLRALPRYRLLRDLPRLLRALDARPSAGATNWGGLGAQPCLRGRLALCRQLEREASRPANQG, encoded by the exons GACGTGCAGCCATGTTCTGGGCGCCCTGATCCCACCGAAGCCCATGGGGAGCTTCAGACCGACAGCTCtgctcctgcctcccctcctgctgCTCATCGGTTTTTCTGCCTCTGCCAGTACTGGCTGCCTCTACCTGCCCCGCTGGAGCACCCGCTGTCTGCTGAGCTCCCACATG GACCATAATTTCACTG GAAGGTCTGCCCATATTCCTTGCTGTATCTGGTTGGTCCTCCTCTCCACAAAGCCTTGGTGTACTctggcctggccctggccctgctgTTTATGCCTCCAACTGGTGTCAGATCCTTCAGGAATGAGAACCAGCCCTTTGGGCCGTTCTCAGTGGAGAT GCCTTCAGTGGAGATGGTTTCACTTCCTGCTGCAGAAATCCAGAAAGTCTCACAAGCTCGTGTTCTGTAGGAGACACAAGATGCCAACATCTGCTCAG AGAAAGCTACTGTGTAGCCGTTGCCTGTCTGAGAAGGACCATCAAATCTACATCCCCTCCCCAGACATCTCCCGCACGGGGCTGCGCTCAAAAAGGACCCAACCTTTGGAGCTACAGGCAGTGGAAGGTCACCTCCCCAGGCTGGACTCACAAAGGCTCAGAG GGCCTGAGTTCTCCTTTGATTTGCTGCGTGAATCCCGGACCATTCGGGTGACCATTCCTCCAGGCCCTGAGGTTAGCGTGCGTCTTTGTCACCAGTGGGCACTGGAGTGCGAAGACCTGAGCAGCCCCTTCGATGCCCAG GAAATTGTATCTGGGGGCCATACTGTAGACCTGCCTTATGAATTCCTTCTACCCTGTCTGTGCATAGAG GCATTCTACCTGCAAGAAGACACTGTAAGACACAAAAAATGCCCCTTCAATGGCTGGCCTGAAGCCT ATGTCTTGGAGTTCTGGAAGTCAATGCACTTTACCGACTACAGCCAGCACGATCAGATGATTATGGCCCTGAAACTACACTGCCCACTGAAGCTGAAGGCCTCCCTCTGCCAGAGGCAGGGCTGGCACTCCCTCTGCGAAGACATCCCCAATGCCACGGCTCGAGAGTCAGAGGGG TGGTACGTTTTGGAGAAGGTGGACTTGCATCCCCAACTCTGCTTCAAG TTCTCTTTTGGAAACAGCAGCCATATTGAGTGTCCCCACAGGACTG CCACATCCTGGAACGTGAGCATGGATACTCAGGCCCAGCAGCTGATCCTTCACTTCTCCTCGAGGACACATGCCACCTTTAGTGCTGCTTGGAGTAACCCAGGCTCGGGACAGGACAGTGTGGTGTCCCCCGTGTACAGTGTTAGCCAG ACCCAGGGCTCGAGCCCAGTGACACTAGACCTCATTATTCCCTTCTTGAGGCCAGGAAGCTGTGTCCAG GTGTGGCGGTCAGATGTCCAGTTTGCCTGGAAGCACATCTTGTGTCCAGATG TCACTCATAGACGCCTGGGGCTTTTGATCCTGGCACTGCTTGCCCTCACCACCCTACTGGGTATTGTTCTGGTACTCACACGCCGGCGCCTACTGTCAG ACGCGGACCGTGCACGACCGGTGCTGCTCCTGCACGCAGCGGAGTCAGAAGCACAGCGACGCCTGGTGGGAGCTCTGGCTGAACTGCTGCGCACCGCGCTGGGCGGCGGGCGCGACGTGATCGTAGACCTGTGGGAGGGGACGCGAGTGGCGCGCGTGGGTCCGTTGCCCTGGCTGTGGGCGGCGCGGGCGCGCGTGGCGCGGGAGCGGGGCACCGTGCTGCTGCTGTGGAGCCGCTCCGGCCCAGCCCGCGGCCCTGACCGCCGTGCTGCTCCCCTGTGCGCCCTGCTGCGCGCCGCCCCGCGCCCGCTGCTGCTCCTGGCCTACTTCAACAGCCTCTGCGCCAAGGGCGACATCCCCCCGTCGCTGCGCGCCCTGCCGCGCTACCGCCTGCTGCGCGACCTGCCGCGCCTGCTGCGGGCACTGGATGCGCGGCCCTCGGCTGGAGCCACGAACTGGGGCGGCCTCGGGGCCCAGCCGTGCCTTCGGGGTCGCCTGGCCCTATGCCGCCAGCTGGAACGGGAGGCCTCCAGACCTGCAAACCAAGGCTGA
- the IL17RE gene encoding interleukin-17 receptor E isoform X4, with product MMGRVPTKVGASSAFLQHRKPQEISTGCLYLPRWSTRCLLSSHMDHNFTGRSAHIPCCIWLVLLSTKPWCTLAWPWPCCLCLQLVSDPSGMRTSPLGRSQWRCLQWRWFHFLLQKSRKSHKLVFCRRHKMPTSAQRKLLCSRCLSEKDHQIYIPSPDISRTGLRSKRTQPLELQAVEGHLPRLDSQRLRGPEFSFDLLRESRTIRVTIPPGPEVSVRLCHQWALECEDLSSPFDAQEIVSGGHTVDLPYEFLLPCLCIEAFYLQEDTVRHKKCPFNGWPEAYVLEFWKSMHFTDYSQHDQMIMALKLHCPLKLKASLCQRQGWHSLCEDIPNATARESEGWYVLEKVDLHPQLCFKFSFGNSSHIECPHRTATSWNVSMDTQAQQLILHFSSRTHATFSAAWSNPGSGQDSVVSPVYSVSQTQGSSPVTLDLIIPFLRPGSCVQVWRSDVQFAWKHILCPDVTHRRLGLLILALLALTTLLGIVLVLTRRRLLSDADRARPVLLLHAAESEAQRRLVGALAELLRTALGGGRDVIVDLWEGTRVARVGPLPWLWAARARVARERGTVLLLWSRSGPARGPDRRAAPLCALLRAAPRPLLLLAYFNSLCAKGDIPPSLRALPRYRLLRDLPRLLRALDARPSAGATNWGGLGAQPCLRGRLALCRQLEREASRPANQG from the exons TACTGGCTGCCTCTACCTGCCCCGCTGGAGCACCCGCTGTCTGCTGAGCTCCCACATG GACCATAATTTCACTG GAAGGTCTGCCCATATTCCTTGCTGTATCTGGTTGGTCCTCCTCTCCACAAAGCCTTGGTGTACTctggcctggccctggccctgctgTTTATGCCTCCAACTGGTGTCAGATCCTTCAGGAATGAGAACCAGCCCTTTGGGCCGTTCTCAGTGGAGAT GCCTTCAGTGGAGATGGTTTCACTTCCTGCTGCAGAAATCCAGAAAGTCTCACAAGCTCGTGTTCTGTAGGAGACACAAGATGCCAACATCTGCTCAG AGAAAGCTACTGTGTAGCCGTTGCCTGTCTGAGAAGGACCATCAAATCTACATCCCCTCCCCAGACATCTCCCGCACGGGGCTGCGCTCAAAAAGGACCCAACCTTTGGAGCTACAGGCAGTGGAAGGTCACCTCCCCAGGCTGGACTCACAAAGGCTCAGAG GGCCTGAGTTCTCCTTTGATTTGCTGCGTGAATCCCGGACCATTCGGGTGACCATTCCTCCAGGCCCTGAGGTTAGCGTGCGTCTTTGTCACCAGTGGGCACTGGAGTGCGAAGACCTGAGCAGCCCCTTCGATGCCCAG GAAATTGTATCTGGGGGCCATACTGTAGACCTGCCTTATGAATTCCTTCTACCCTGTCTGTGCATAGAG GCATTCTACCTGCAAGAAGACACTGTAAGACACAAAAAATGCCCCTTCAATGGCTGGCCTGAAGCCT ATGTCTTGGAGTTCTGGAAGTCAATGCACTTTACCGACTACAGCCAGCACGATCAGATGATTATGGCCCTGAAACTACACTGCCCACTGAAGCTGAAGGCCTCCCTCTGCCAGAGGCAGGGCTGGCACTCCCTCTGCGAAGACATCCCCAATGCCACGGCTCGAGAGTCAGAGGGG TGGTACGTTTTGGAGAAGGTGGACTTGCATCCCCAACTCTGCTTCAAG TTCTCTTTTGGAAACAGCAGCCATATTGAGTGTCCCCACAGGACTG CCACATCCTGGAACGTGAGCATGGATACTCAGGCCCAGCAGCTGATCCTTCACTTCTCCTCGAGGACACATGCCACCTTTAGTGCTGCTTGGAGTAACCCAGGCTCGGGACAGGACAGTGTGGTGTCCCCCGTGTACAGTGTTAGCCAG ACCCAGGGCTCGAGCCCAGTGACACTAGACCTCATTATTCCCTTCTTGAGGCCAGGAAGCTGTGTCCAG GTGTGGCGGTCAGATGTCCAGTTTGCCTGGAAGCACATCTTGTGTCCAGATG TCACTCATAGACGCCTGGGGCTTTTGATCCTGGCACTGCTTGCCCTCACCACCCTACTGGGTATTGTTCTGGTACTCACACGCCGGCGCCTACTGTCAG ACGCGGACCGTGCACGACCGGTGCTGCTCCTGCACGCAGCGGAGTCAGAAGCACAGCGACGCCTGGTGGGAGCTCTGGCTGAACTGCTGCGCACCGCGCTGGGCGGCGGGCGCGACGTGATCGTAGACCTGTGGGAGGGGACGCGAGTGGCGCGCGTGGGTCCGTTGCCCTGGCTGTGGGCGGCGCGGGCGCGCGTGGCGCGGGAGCGGGGCACCGTGCTGCTGCTGTGGAGCCGCTCCGGCCCAGCCCGCGGCCCTGACCGCCGTGCTGCTCCCCTGTGCGCCCTGCTGCGCGCCGCCCCGCGCCCGCTGCTGCTCCTGGCCTACTTCAACAGCCTCTGCGCCAAGGGCGACATCCCCCCGTCGCTGCGCGCCCTGCCGCGCTACCGCCTGCTGCGCGACCTGCCGCGCCTGCTGCGGGCACTGGATGCGCGGCCCTCGGCTGGAGCCACGAACTGGGGCGGCCTCGGGGCCCAGCCGTGCCTTCGGGGTCGCCTGGCCCTATGCCGCCAGCTGGAACGGGAGGCCTCCAGACCTGCAAACCAAGGCTGA
- the IL17RE gene encoding interleukin-17 receptor E isoform X3: MGSFRPTALLLPPLLLLIGFSASASTGCLYLPRWSTRCLLSSHMDHNFTGRSAHIPCCIWLVLLSTKPWCTLAWPWPCCLCLQLVSDPSGMRTSPLGRSQWRCLQWRWFHFLLQKSRKSHKLVFCRRHKMPTSAQRKLLCSRCLSEKDHQIYIPSPDISRTGLRSKRTQPLELQAVEGHLPRLDSQRLRGPEFSFDLLRESRTIRVTIPPGPEVSVRLCHQWALECEDLSSPFDAQEIVSGGHTVDLPYEFLLPCLCIEAFYLQEDTVRHKKCPFNGWPEAYVLEFWKSMHFTDYSQHDQMIMALKLHCPLKLKASLCQRQGWHSLCEDIPNATARESEGWYVLEKVDLHPQLCFKFSFGNSSHIECPHRTATSWNVSMDTQAQQLILHFSSRTHATFSAAWSNPGSGQDSVVSPVYSVSQTQGSSPVTLDLIIPFLRPGSCVQVWRSDVQFAWKHILCPDVTHRRLGLLILALLALTTLLGIVLVLTRRRLLSDADRARPVLLLHAAESEAQRRLVGALAELLRTALGGGRDVIVDLWEGTRVARVGPLPWLWAARARVARERGTVLLLWSRSGPARGPDRRAAPLCALLRAAPRPLLLLAYFNSLCAKGDIPPSLRALPRYRLLRDLPRLLRALDARPSAGATNWGGLGAQPCLRGRLALCRQLEREASRPANQG; the protein is encoded by the exons ATGGGGAGCTTCAGACCGACAGCTCtgctcctgcctcccctcctgctgCTCATCGGTTTTTCTGCCTCTGCCAGTACTGGCTGCCTCTACCTGCCCCGCTGGAGCACCCGCTGTCTGCTGAGCTCCCACATG GACCATAATTTCACTG GAAGGTCTGCCCATATTCCTTGCTGTATCTGGTTGGTCCTCCTCTCCACAAAGCCTTGGTGTACTctggcctggccctggccctgctgTTTATGCCTCCAACTGGTGTCAGATCCTTCAGGAATGAGAACCAGCCCTTTGGGCCGTTCTCAGTGGAGAT GCCTTCAGTGGAGATGGTTTCACTTCCTGCTGCAGAAATCCAGAAAGTCTCACAAGCTCGTGTTCTGTAGGAGACACAAGATGCCAACATCTGCTCAG AGAAAGCTACTGTGTAGCCGTTGCCTGTCTGAGAAGGACCATCAAATCTACATCCCCTCCCCAGACATCTCCCGCACGGGGCTGCGCTCAAAAAGGACCCAACCTTTGGAGCTACAGGCAGTGGAAGGTCACCTCCCCAGGCTGGACTCACAAAGGCTCAGAG GGCCTGAGTTCTCCTTTGATTTGCTGCGTGAATCCCGGACCATTCGGGTGACCATTCCTCCAGGCCCTGAGGTTAGCGTGCGTCTTTGTCACCAGTGGGCACTGGAGTGCGAAGACCTGAGCAGCCCCTTCGATGCCCAG GAAATTGTATCTGGGGGCCATACTGTAGACCTGCCTTATGAATTCCTTCTACCCTGTCTGTGCATAGAG GCATTCTACCTGCAAGAAGACACTGTAAGACACAAAAAATGCCCCTTCAATGGCTGGCCTGAAGCCT ATGTCTTGGAGTTCTGGAAGTCAATGCACTTTACCGACTACAGCCAGCACGATCAGATGATTATGGCCCTGAAACTACACTGCCCACTGAAGCTGAAGGCCTCCCTCTGCCAGAGGCAGGGCTGGCACTCCCTCTGCGAAGACATCCCCAATGCCACGGCTCGAGAGTCAGAGGGG TGGTACGTTTTGGAGAAGGTGGACTTGCATCCCCAACTCTGCTTCAAG TTCTCTTTTGGAAACAGCAGCCATATTGAGTGTCCCCACAGGACTG CCACATCCTGGAACGTGAGCATGGATACTCAGGCCCAGCAGCTGATCCTTCACTTCTCCTCGAGGACACATGCCACCTTTAGTGCTGCTTGGAGTAACCCAGGCTCGGGACAGGACAGTGTGGTGTCCCCCGTGTACAGTGTTAGCCAG ACCCAGGGCTCGAGCCCAGTGACACTAGACCTCATTATTCCCTTCTTGAGGCCAGGAAGCTGTGTCCAG GTGTGGCGGTCAGATGTCCAGTTTGCCTGGAAGCACATCTTGTGTCCAGATG TCACTCATAGACGCCTGGGGCTTTTGATCCTGGCACTGCTTGCCCTCACCACCCTACTGGGTATTGTTCTGGTACTCACACGCCGGCGCCTACTGTCAG ACGCGGACCGTGCACGACCGGTGCTGCTCCTGCACGCAGCGGAGTCAGAAGCACAGCGACGCCTGGTGGGAGCTCTGGCTGAACTGCTGCGCACCGCGCTGGGCGGCGGGCGCGACGTGATCGTAGACCTGTGGGAGGGGACGCGAGTGGCGCGCGTGGGTCCGTTGCCCTGGCTGTGGGCGGCGCGGGCGCGCGTGGCGCGGGAGCGGGGCACCGTGCTGCTGCTGTGGAGCCGCTCCGGCCCAGCCCGCGGCCCTGACCGCCGTGCTGCTCCCCTGTGCGCCCTGCTGCGCGCCGCCCCGCGCCCGCTGCTGCTCCTGGCCTACTTCAACAGCCTCTGCGCCAAGGGCGACATCCCCCCGTCGCTGCGCGCCCTGCCGCGCTACCGCCTGCTGCGCGACCTGCCGCGCCTGCTGCGGGCACTGGATGCGCGGCCCTCGGCTGGAGCCACGAACTGGGGCGGCCTCGGGGCCCAGCCGTGCCTTCGGGGTCGCCTGGCCCTATGCCGCCAGCTGGAACGGGAGGCCTCCAGACCTGCAAACCAAGGCTGA
- the IL17RE gene encoding interleukin-17 receptor E isoform X1 translates to MMGRVPTKVGASSAFLQHRKPQEIRALSPTFRTCSHVLGALIPPKPMGSFRPTALLLPPLLLLIGFSASASTGCLYLPRWSTRCLLSSHMDHNFTGRSAHIPCCIWLVLLSTKPWCTLAWPWPCCLCLQLVSDPSGMRTSPLGRSQWRCLQWRWFHFLLQKSRKSHKLVFCRRHKMPTSAQRKLLCSRCLSEKDHQIYIPSPDISRTGLRSKRTQPLELQAVEGHLPRLDSQRLRGPEFSFDLLRESRTIRVTIPPGPEVSVRLCHQWALECEDLSSPFDAQEIVSGGHTVDLPYEFLLPCLCIEAFYLQEDTVRHKKCPFNGWPEAYVLEFWKSMHFTDYSQHDQMIMALKLHCPLKLKASLCQRQGWHSLCEDIPNATARESEGWYVLEKVDLHPQLCFKFSFGNSSHIECPHRTATSWNVSMDTQAQQLILHFSSRTHATFSAAWSNPGSGQDSVVSPVYSVSQTQGSSPVTLDLIIPFLRPGSCVQVWRSDVQFAWKHILCPDVTHRRLGLLILALLALTTLLGIVLVLTRRRLLSDADRARPVLLLHAAESEAQRRLVGALAELLRTALGGGRDVIVDLWEGTRVARVGPLPWLWAARARVARERGTVLLLWSRSGPARGPDRRAAPLCALLRAAPRPLLLLAYFNSLCAKGDIPPSLRALPRYRLLRDLPRLLRALDARPSAGATNWGGLGAQPCLRGRLALCRQLEREASRPANQG, encoded by the exons GGCCCTGTCGCCCACCTTCAGGACGTGCAGCCATGTTCTGGGCGCCCTGATCCCACCGAAGCCCATGGGGAGCTTCAGACCGACAGCTCtgctcctgcctcccctcctgctgCTCATCGGTTTTTCTGCCTCTGCCAGTACTGGCTGCCTCTACCTGCCCCGCTGGAGCACCCGCTGTCTGCTGAGCTCCCACATG GACCATAATTTCACTG GAAGGTCTGCCCATATTCCTTGCTGTATCTGGTTGGTCCTCCTCTCCACAAAGCCTTGGTGTACTctggcctggccctggccctgctgTTTATGCCTCCAACTGGTGTCAGATCCTTCAGGAATGAGAACCAGCCCTTTGGGCCGTTCTCAGTGGAGAT GCCTTCAGTGGAGATGGTTTCACTTCCTGCTGCAGAAATCCAGAAAGTCTCACAAGCTCGTGTTCTGTAGGAGACACAAGATGCCAACATCTGCTCAG AGAAAGCTACTGTGTAGCCGTTGCCTGTCTGAGAAGGACCATCAAATCTACATCCCCTCCCCAGACATCTCCCGCACGGGGCTGCGCTCAAAAAGGACCCAACCTTTGGAGCTACAGGCAGTGGAAGGTCACCTCCCCAGGCTGGACTCACAAAGGCTCAGAG GGCCTGAGTTCTCCTTTGATTTGCTGCGTGAATCCCGGACCATTCGGGTGACCATTCCTCCAGGCCCTGAGGTTAGCGTGCGTCTTTGTCACCAGTGGGCACTGGAGTGCGAAGACCTGAGCAGCCCCTTCGATGCCCAG GAAATTGTATCTGGGGGCCATACTGTAGACCTGCCTTATGAATTCCTTCTACCCTGTCTGTGCATAGAG GCATTCTACCTGCAAGAAGACACTGTAAGACACAAAAAATGCCCCTTCAATGGCTGGCCTGAAGCCT ATGTCTTGGAGTTCTGGAAGTCAATGCACTTTACCGACTACAGCCAGCACGATCAGATGATTATGGCCCTGAAACTACACTGCCCACTGAAGCTGAAGGCCTCCCTCTGCCAGAGGCAGGGCTGGCACTCCCTCTGCGAAGACATCCCCAATGCCACGGCTCGAGAGTCAGAGGGG TGGTACGTTTTGGAGAAGGTGGACTTGCATCCCCAACTCTGCTTCAAG TTCTCTTTTGGAAACAGCAGCCATATTGAGTGTCCCCACAGGACTG CCACATCCTGGAACGTGAGCATGGATACTCAGGCCCAGCAGCTGATCCTTCACTTCTCCTCGAGGACACATGCCACCTTTAGTGCTGCTTGGAGTAACCCAGGCTCGGGACAGGACAGTGTGGTGTCCCCCGTGTACAGTGTTAGCCAG ACCCAGGGCTCGAGCCCAGTGACACTAGACCTCATTATTCCCTTCTTGAGGCCAGGAAGCTGTGTCCAG GTGTGGCGGTCAGATGTCCAGTTTGCCTGGAAGCACATCTTGTGTCCAGATG TCACTCATAGACGCCTGGGGCTTTTGATCCTGGCACTGCTTGCCCTCACCACCCTACTGGGTATTGTTCTGGTACTCACACGCCGGCGCCTACTGTCAG ACGCGGACCGTGCACGACCGGTGCTGCTCCTGCACGCAGCGGAGTCAGAAGCACAGCGACGCCTGGTGGGAGCTCTGGCTGAACTGCTGCGCACCGCGCTGGGCGGCGGGCGCGACGTGATCGTAGACCTGTGGGAGGGGACGCGAGTGGCGCGCGTGGGTCCGTTGCCCTGGCTGTGGGCGGCGCGGGCGCGCGTGGCGCGGGAGCGGGGCACCGTGCTGCTGCTGTGGAGCCGCTCCGGCCCAGCCCGCGGCCCTGACCGCCGTGCTGCTCCCCTGTGCGCCCTGCTGCGCGCCGCCCCGCGCCCGCTGCTGCTCCTGGCCTACTTCAACAGCCTCTGCGCCAAGGGCGACATCCCCCCGTCGCTGCGCGCCCTGCCGCGCTACCGCCTGCTGCGCGACCTGCCGCGCCTGCTGCGGGCACTGGATGCGCGGCCCTCGGCTGGAGCCACGAACTGGGGCGGCCTCGGGGCCCAGCCGTGCCTTCGGGGTCGCCTGGCCCTATGCCGCCAGCTGGAACGGGAGGCCTCCAGACCTGCAAACCAAGGCTGA